Proteins encoded within one genomic window of Thermoleophilaceae bacterium:
- a CDS encoding Glu/Leu/Phe/Val dehydrogenase dimerization domain-containing protein: protein MTFIAHPPDVSVSAPTTPIPRHDDDHERVVIRQDPRTGMRLVVAVHSTVLGPALGGLRLRAYPGGLRDALDDVLGLARTMTLKASAAGLDLGGGKAVMIDDGREDLRRARLEGAADVINELEGAYITAEDIGTTCADMDVMAGRSPWVVGRSAQNGGADDPSPVTAETVRRAMRRGLEAATGSGELDGRRVGLIGLGKVGWALAAAVAAEGARVTACDLDGERAERFTAEHGGQTAPSAEAILGMELDVLAPCAAGGMIDDALAGAVRCKVIAGAANNPLTRREVAARLARRGILYVPDFLANCGGLIHVEADWHGFDPARVEAGMQRAMLRLDRAIAAAAAEDATPLEVAERQALERVEAAGHR from the coding sequence ATGACCTTTATCGCCCACCCACCGGACGTCTCCGTAAGCGCTCCCACCACGCCGATCCCGCGCCACGACGACGACCACGAGCGGGTGGTGATCAGGCAGGACCCGCGCACCGGCATGCGCCTGGTGGTGGCCGTGCACTCCACGGTGCTCGGCCCGGCGCTCGGGGGCTTGAGGCTGCGCGCCTATCCCGGCGGGCTGCGCGACGCGCTCGACGACGTGCTCGGCCTCGCCCGCACGATGACGCTGAAGGCCTCGGCCGCCGGCCTCGACCTCGGCGGCGGGAAAGCCGTGATGATCGACGACGGCCGCGAAGACCTCCGCCGCGCGCGCCTCGAGGGAGCCGCCGACGTCATCAACGAGCTCGAGGGCGCCTACATCACCGCGGAGGACATCGGCACCACCTGTGCGGACATGGACGTGATGGCGGGTCGCAGCCCCTGGGTGGTGGGCCGGTCCGCCCAGAACGGGGGCGCGGATGATCCCTCGCCCGTCACGGCCGAAACCGTGCGCCGCGCGATGCGCCGCGGCCTCGAGGCCGCCACCGGCTCGGGCGAGCTGGACGGGCGCCGCGTGGGCCTGATCGGGCTCGGCAAGGTGGGCTGGGCGCTGGCCGCCGCGGTGGCCGCGGAGGGCGCGCGCGTGACGGCGTGCGACCTCGACGGCGAGCGCGCCGAGCGCTTCACCGCGGAGCACGGTGGCCAGACGGCCCCCTCGGCGGAGGCGATCCTCGGCATGGAGCTGGACGTGCTCGCGCCCTGCGCCGCGGGCGGCATGATCGACGACGCTCTCGCCGGCGCCGTGCGCTGCAAGGTGATTGCGGGCGCCGCCAACAACCCGCTCACCAGGCGCGAGGTCGCCGCGCGCCTGGCGCGCCGCGGGATCCTCTACGTGCCGGACTTCCTGGCCAACTGCGGCGGGCTGATCCACGTGGAGGCCGACTGGCACGGATTCGACCCCGCGCGGGTCGAGGCGGGCATGCAGCGCGCCATGCTGCGGCTGGACCGAGCCATCGCCGCCGCGGCCGCCGAGGATGCCACGCCGCTCGAGGTGGCGGAGCGCCAGGCCCTCGAGCGTGTGGAGGCCGCCGGGCACAGATAG
- a CDS encoding FCD domain-containing protein — MDRSFEPVATRRTFEEAVEQIAEKVRSGDLAIGDRLPSERDLAAQMRISRPTVREAVKVMAQAGVLEVRRGQSGGIFVRSELVPRDLLRTSWEVRVSEVSGVLEARRLLEPRVAQLAAVHASEDDFAKMRSTIDRQRELAEAKDFLRQEDLFLQLDLKFHLVIARATGNSTIVSLMRQLFRRLEIARDMAVHAETIPDWVIGVHERTLDAVRSADFAMIDSVMDEHLSQLEQVWERETGRGLVRPLPDFLQPVAERSSALRASGKH, encoded by the coding sequence GTGGACCGTTCGTTCGAGCCCGTCGCCACGCGCCGCACGTTCGAGGAGGCGGTCGAGCAGATCGCTGAGAAGGTCAGGTCGGGCGATCTGGCAATCGGCGACCGGCTCCCGTCCGAGCGCGACCTCGCCGCGCAGATGCGCATCAGCCGCCCCACCGTCCGTGAGGCGGTGAAGGTCATGGCACAGGCCGGCGTGCTCGAGGTGCGCCGCGGGCAGAGTGGAGGCATCTTCGTGCGCAGCGAGCTCGTGCCGCGCGACCTGCTTCGCACGAGTTGGGAGGTGCGCGTGAGCGAGGTGTCCGGCGTGCTCGAGGCGCGGCGGCTGCTCGAGCCGCGCGTGGCGCAGCTCGCCGCGGTGCATGCAAGCGAGGACGACTTCGCGAAGATGCGCTCCACGATCGACCGCCAGCGCGAGCTGGCCGAGGCCAAGGACTTCCTGCGTCAGGAGGACCTGTTCCTCCAGCTGGACCTCAAGTTCCACCTCGTGATCGCGCGCGCCACCGGCAATTCCACGATCGTCTCGCTCATGCGCCAGCTCTTCCGCCGCCTCGAGATCGCGCGCGACATGGCCGTTCATGCCGAGACGATCCCGGACTGGGTGATCGGCGTGCACGAGCGGACCCTCGACGCCGTCCGCTCGGCCGACTTCGCCATGATCGACTCCGTCATGGACGAGCACCTCAGCCAGCTCGAGCAGGTGTGGGAGCGCGAGACCGGGCGCGGCCTGGTG